The Lycium barbarum isolate Lr01 chromosome 4, ASM1917538v2, whole genome shotgun sequence nucleotide sequence aaataaattcCACTTCCTCCATGATCACAAATATAATgtctcttccattatcttccatcatcttaatggttcttccattatcttccaccatcataatggttcttccattatctcatatattgaatgcatatgtagcactataaatagaggcataagttttcatatggaatgaacttgtaacacattttggaagaataataaaatctctcctctcttgtctatctatttctattattttcatcctttactattgttactcttttagcttcattttataacacaaCCAAAGAAAATATTTCATTTAATTCCACACATCATCATCAACCAGGTATCACGTGTTTGGGGAAGGATAAATAAATGATAGAACAGGTAAAGGGTGGGACAGTGTGAATTGAATGAGGAAGTAGATTAGCAAAGACATCATGAAAACGTTAGGCTGACGTGAGAACCGtattagaaaagaaaaaggaaaatgtcCCGGCCCTTTGGCCCCCATTCTCTCGATCTTCTTTTGACTTGCCAATTTCAACTAACGAATACCTCTATAAATTGGTACAAAAACCTCACTATTTTAGACAAGCATTGCATTAAAAACCGGACATAAAATAGTATATCACAAGTAGAGAAATGCCACCGCGTTCTGTTGTCAAGAAATTTCTCGCAAGGCCTCAGCATGAAGGACTTGGTGCTGTTGTTAGAAGAAGCATTGGAAGGTACTTTATCCAAACTCCTTAGTTAGAAAATTATACCGTATATATAATATTAAAGTTCTTTTTTTACGTATATATATTGTAATGTTGAATTTCCTCGACTTTTTGATGTgtttattatttttatattttgaattcccTTACTGAAAATTCTGACTCAGTCACTACTACACAAACAAATGCACATTGATTTTTTGCAGTTCTTATGAGCTGATCACCAAGAAGattaattaatttatattttatgCTTTTCTCAGGTTTGAGTTGAGATACTTTGACCCTTTTCTTGTTTTGGATGAGTTCTCAGTTTCTGCTCCTGCTGGGTTTCCTGATCATCCACATAGAGGTGACATTCTAATGATTCCTTTTTTGACATTTTTGTGTTCTTTTTTCTTCGCGAAAAAAATCAATTCTCTCTTTAATGCTAAAACCAATTCTCTCTTTAATGCTAAAGagttttaagttatatacattatCAATGTAAAATGTTTTTTATAGTATTAGGTCATTCAAATGATATTCATATATAAATTTTGTTAAAATATGAAATTAATTCATAATCCCGAAAATAAACTAGTAATTACTTGCTACAATAGATAAATGTGAGCGAAGTTCGTTATATGTATTTAAATTAATCTCAATGCTAAATTAGCAATTTCTCTTCACTAATGTGTTCTAATTTATCATACTTATGTTTCTAAATTTACAGGCTTTGAAACGGTCACCTACATGTTGCAGGTATTATTTTATAAAAGTCACTCTGTTTCTCCCTTAATTAATTATTCAAAAACCCAATACAGACGTAATCATAGTTTTTCCATCTGTAGTCGTATTCATTCATTGTTTGTGTGGATTGTCAAAGGCTAAACTAATGGATTACTATATTAATATATTGATATATTTTCATGTTTTGGAAGGCAGTAGTTGAGCAGATGTGATTGTGTAACTTCTAAGAAAGCAACTTATATGCTACTTACTACTTTTTTACAAAAAGTAAAATACAAAATATCCTGTTTAGTCCTGCTAACGCATGTTAATCAAATAAAGGTTCATCTATTATGGAGTGTAAATATCAAGGCTAACTAGCGAAGTTTCTTTGCATAGATATTACGCGCTCCGCTCCATTCCAGTTTACTTGACCCTTTAATTCTTTTTAGTCGATTTTTTGTGTGAAAAGGACATCATTctaaatttgaaaataatttaattcaaactttccattttttttttttgacaaaaagTTATGTTATGACATATTTAAGAGTTTTATAGCAATATAAATTTTCTGACTTGTTTAAGCTctcaagtttcaaaaatctttccTTTTTTACAACTTCAGATCAAGTCAAATAAATTCACGTAATTTTAAAACAGAAGGATCAAAGTATTTACCTTTGAAATGAAAAGTAATTTAAAAGTGACGCATTTAGTAGTGCATTTCTTGAAATTCATTCAAATTCAATGGGGTCATCAACTTTTGTGGGTGGAGCAATGACAAAAAGTTATGTTATGACATACTTTAGTAGTACTATGTTACTTAATCATATTAATTAAAAAGCAATTAATTTGACACTGCAGGGAGCTGTGACACATGAAGATTTTGAAGGCCACAAAGGAAGGATTGAAGCTGGTGATTTACAGTGGATGACAGCTGGAAGAGGAATAGTTCATTCTGAAATGCCTGCAGCTGAGGGAACTCAAAAGGGTTTACAGTTGTGGATTAATCTCTCCTCCAAACATAAAATGTATGCATTATTCCTTCTACTTTATTACTAGTAAAAGAATTTAACTTTGTACACTGATCAAGCCATCTAAAAGGTAATTATAGATTATCGTCCATAAGATATAAAATTAATAACTTGAAAAATAATGCACGTTATTTGTTACAACAGATTATAAATAAagtttgcatatatatatgtgaAGGGGCACCTTGGTTTGAAGTAATTGGAAATGGGAACATAGGCAGGGTGCAACCTTATTTAACGGGTTCGATTAAACTTGATAAGTCCATGCGGAATATAAATACATGTGAAATATTAATAAAATTACAATAAAATACTAAATTCTGAACTTAGATTTTTCAAAAATACAACAATGTAGAACTTAAAGGTTGAATCCAGCAAATATATTTTTCGAATCCGTCTTCAAGTGCAAAAGGCATCTTCAGCTAAATTCAGGGGCAAATTATTTATGAATTCAACTGAACCTAATAATTTTTGCTCAATTCCTCTATATGTCAATAAATTTACAACGTGTACAAATATTGAGTTTAGAACCTATAATTTAAATATTCGTTGGGTTCATGCATAGCATCCGGAATTCATAAATTCAAATCTTGAATTTGACAGGATACAACCAAGGTACCAAGAGATATCAAGCGAAGACATTGCAGAAGCAGCAAAAGATGGGATCAAGGTGAGAATAATAGCAGGGGAATCATTAGGAGCAAAATCAGCCATATATACAAGGACTCCAACAATGTATTTGGATTTCACTCTAAAGCCAGGATCCCATCTTCATCAACCAATTCCAAAATCATACAATGCATTTGTGTATGTCTTGGAAGGAGAGGGAATTTTTGGGCCTCATGAATCCTCATCAACATCAGCACATAATCTCCTTTTATTGGGTGGTTCTGGTGATGGACTTGAGGCATGGAACAAATCAACAAAGCCCTTAAGGTTCATATTGGTGGGTGGTGAACCATTGGGTGAACCAGTAGCACAACTGGGGCCTTTTGTCATGAATACTCAACAAGAGATTGACCAAACTGTAGAAGATTTTGATAATTATACTAATGGTTTTGAAAAAGCCAAGCACTGGAGGTCTCAAGCCAGAATTCTCCTTGACTATTAGgacaaaatgacaaaaatggtcccggTTCAAAATAATTTCTCAAGTATCACTTGATCAGTTTTGATCCTTTGAATATTTGTCAAAAATGTGCATTTTTTGATCCCCATCAGATATTTATCAAATTCTGATTGTTAAATGTAATCATAATTGTGAAAATAGAAAGTATTTAACGAGAAGTCACATTTAGAAGTACATATTTTGTAGTTTATGGTATATTTTTCTATTTCAGATGCTATTTTTGAGGTacaatttctgtttttttttttttttttgggaatatcAAGAGTCTTGTATAGTTCCCTTCTTTTTCCGGCAAATTTAAAGGAACAAACCGCGTTGATACTTAAGGTACTATTTTAGATCTACAAGCAAAGATAACggatcatttttgtcattttctcgcaAGTAGTCTATCATCTTGACAGAATAACTAAAGATCATTTAAACTTGACACGTTTTATTCGAATCCCCCAAAATATCAGTAGTCTTAATTATCCCCCCTTTATTCGATAGTCCTTACCCCTTAGATGCTGATGTGGCAAAGAGAGTGACTATACTCTTTTTTAGGCGTGTGGCGATGAAAAAATTGAATCAACTCCCAAGTAGGCTAGTTTTAAACTGTTAATCGCCACATAATCATAAAtgattaaattatttattttaattatgtattttttattttatttcagcTTAATATATAATGCAAATTTGCCCTAACTTTGCATTTTTAAAGTTTATTCATTAAATGAAATGACGACTTGCTCCAATTGTATATTTCTTTGTTTTTCAAGGCCAAtttgaaaagaattttttttggcTCGAACTCCATCATTTTAGCCCAATAAAGTTAGTttagtaaaaaaataataataaagtaCCAAATGTTTATTTCTTTTTAGATGCAATGACTATTAATTTCAAATGTGTATTTTCTTTTCAAGCCAAAATCAAAGAAGAAAACTTAGAGTTCCATTAGTtttaattaaataatttttttaatcaaaataatGGAGTTGCAATTgtgttcttcttttttatttcttgtttagatgcAATGACTATTTATTTCAACTGTTATTTTCTTTCCGGTCCAAGTCTATATAAAAATATACATGTTAGAGCTCTTTTATTTTTAATGGAATAAGAAGTTTTAACAAACTTAATAATTCTTATTATATCTTATTTAGATGTAATGACCATTTGTTTCAACAGTGCATTTcttcttttcaaaaaataaattggctaatattttagtatttttagccaaataattttttttgcctAAAAAGTGAAGGTCTAGCAACGCATTTTACTAATTTGACCCGAAAAAGAAAATCTAGAAATTAATGCATattacaaaaataaaagaaatatttttaattttaaaaattccACGTGGACAAAAGATTCACATGGTAGACACATGTATCAAACTCTCTTAGAATGAGATCGTGCAGACGGTAAAGACTATTAAATAGCAAAATTTAGGGTGGAATTAAGACTACTGATCGTTTAGGAGATCTGAATAAAATGCGTCATTAGGGGTAATTAAAACTACTAATTGAGGGGGAATCTAAATAAAATGTGCCAAATTTAAGAGAGTCTTTGAGTATTCTACCTTAATTCTTTTGTTATTTTTCCTTGTTTTTTCTTTTGTCTTTTTCCCAATGATTATTTTAAGGTTTTCAATATATCCAAAGCACCCCTTTTGAGTCCCCCATTTTCATAGCAAATGATAAGGCTCATTTAGGCATGTCCCCCACTGTAGAATGATTCGTCAGCTGTACATTTTTTTTTCGGCCAAGTGTTGTTACCTTTTTATTATAGAAAAAAAGACGGAGGATTAAAGTGTCGAAATGTCGAAAAACTCAACCTAATTCTTGGTGTCAcgaataagaaaaaataaaaataaagtgaCTGTTTATGCTCTTTAGTTATTTTGATTATAAACTTTACAAGCATGTCACTCCTATCATTGAAAATGAAGACTAGAAAAGAGATACTACTCATTTCATTATTGTTCTGTGGGAATATTTTAATTGGTAAAAAATTCATCACACCCATTATTTATATAGTAAGTTAATGAATGCAAGATAAATATCTTTCATACGTATTTATCACTTAATTATGATCATGTGTAATGTATTACTATTACTTTTAATTTTTAAGTGCTAAAGTTAATCTCATTTATTTTGCACGAATATCAAGTACTGAGGAAGTATAATACCTTAAAAGAAGCGTTCATAATGTTTTGACTTTCCTAACTAGTGCTCGCTAAAATTAATCCAACAATCAATATAATACATACTAGATGTGTCCTGTTAAAACGGATTGTAATTCTAGTTTGAATAAATTGctgtaatcttttagcaattgaCTAATTCACGGTGAATTACCCTTACGAAAAAAGTTTATCATATGACTTTTGACTGCTCATTTTGGATGTTTTGAAGTTCTTTAATTTTGGGAAAGAAAATGTGTTCTTTATTCTGTTAGGATAAAAGTTACTCCTGTAAGATAATGACGAAATGGTCTGAGAGACCCATGTATTAGTTCCAGTTTGTCATTTCGGTCCTTTTATTTCATGGGGTTTCGAGTAGACACTTCAATTTGATCAAAATGCATATTTTAAATGCCTCTAATTGTTGACCAAATGTATGTGGCAGTAAATATACTGAGTTGGACAAAATACGTAAACTGCAAgcatattagaagcgtaaatattAATAACTTTTATTTAAAAAGAACCAAAAccagaataaaataaaaaataaaaggtcCAAAGAAATTTAAAATGAAAGGTGCAAAATTTCTCTTTAAAAACTGGCTTCATCCTAAATGACAAAAACTCCATCAATATATaactacagtcaaacctctctataattgtcattcgttataacaacatttcactataacgacATGATTTTCTCCGGAACTggtttttcatgttatattttacttctctataacaacattctacctataacagcaGTGCCAatcattatagcggtacactcgTTATAAAATTACCTCTATATAACAGCCATACTtaaatattgtgtaataatattttgtaagaaatatattatgtataaaataaaAAGCTAATGTTAAAACTCAACTGTCATATGAGGTGAGATAGAAGAGTCAACTGTTATGCTCATAGACAACCTTCaagaaagctattgaattccgttttgctgaaagtttggacaaaattcttcgaaaaTTCAAGTGTTATATTGTCACTAAGAGACTggaatttacgaaacaacctacaattgtagaattcttacgtcaaacCTGAAATATTTAGattctcaattaattttaaatgcatatgttccttagattttaattatttatcggtatggtacaactagttatggatttattaATCTTTTCAGTTTTTAAttaatgagatatgaaaatcaattgagactttaaaattaacaagtatatcACTTTCGTTTATATGTAACATAAAAGTACATAAAAATAATTAATGTTTGCGTACTTGTGTTTATAACAACTAAATGGGATTTAAACATCTAATTTCAGTATACATATATAAcagcacctcactatagcagccGTAAAATTTTTGGACAAACGCTGTCATTATAGACAGGTTTGACTGCACCTGCTTAAACTCCGAAAGCAGACTTTTTAATCATTAGCATTGTTGTCTCAAACATTGTAAAGCTTAATAAGGAAAAACAGGAAGAGAGAGAAATCAACGATGGAGGAGATTAGTGGATTAATGTttaaagtttattttattttctacaGTACTCCTACAAAACAGAAAATAGCAGAAACTAAGTACAAATTCTCTGTATAAATCCCTTGCATCTCCTTGCCCATTTTGTACTGCTAAATGCTTCAACTATTTCTTTGATATCATTTTTGATTTGTTGAACTGTAGTATCTACCTGTACATTGTGTTGTTTAAAGATTTTGTCGTTCCTGGTGATCCACGCATAGTATATACAAGCTCCAAATGCTGCAGCAACCAACTCTTTCTGCCCAAGACTATGCCCCAACCAGCGACTGAGTTCATCCCAAACTGCTATCCTCCAAGATCAATCAACGAAAAAATGAGTAGCTGACTCCATGACTCCATCATCAAACATACAACAATAGAGTAGCAACTACAATTATGAAAGACACTTGTACTGAGATGGTAAATACAATAATTCAACTTTCTGATTCTATTCCTTCCAATATAATCACATATCTGTCCATACATCATCTCTATGACACATTTGACAAGTCTAACTGAGATCAAAAAATCAGAAGATCAGCAAGAAGAATGGCGAGGCAGCATCTCAAAATGCCAATCAAAACTGAGGATTGACCGATTGGATAGGTGGGAGCAGCATTAGCTGTAGACTCATTGCACGCAGTAGGGGCTATGTTTGCAATAGGAGGTAGAGCTGGCGAATACTGAGGAGGCATGAATTGTAGAAGACCTCCAGGTTCAATGGGGCTAAGATACGGTGGTCGGTCTTTGTAACCCAAACAATGGCTCCCTGTAACCCAGCACATGAATAGATATCAGCACATGAAATTCAGATAATGCAAAAAA carries:
- the LOC132636309 gene encoding pirin-like protein, coding for MPPRSVVKKFLARPQHEGLGAVVRRSIGRFELRYFDPFLVLDEFSVSAPAGFPDHPHRGFETVTYMLQGAVTHEDFEGHKGRIEAGDLQWMTAGRGIVHSEMPAAEGTQKGLQLWINLSSKHKMIQPRYQEISSEDIAEAAKDGIKVRIIAGESLGAKSAIYTRTPTMYLDFTLKPGSHLHQPIPKSYNAFVYVLEGEGIFGPHESSSTSAHNLLLLGGSGDGLEAWNKSTKPLRFILVGGEPLGEPVAQLGPFVMNTQQEIDQTVEDFDNYTNGFEKAKHWRSQARILLDY